One Sphingomonas sp. SUN039 genomic window carries:
- a CDS encoding GNAT family N-acetyltransferase — protein sequence MFIRTENLLLRPGWTEDAPELYAAIAREEVAYTLARLPWPYTLDHARAWLDRPRAADDAHLLIYERTGNAPRLIGGIGLAPDGHDVELGYWIVPSHWGRGFATEAGRAVIAMARDTLRLDRLVSGHFVENPASGRVLRKLGFAATGTTDLRYCLARDAMLPCVGFSLDLEPMRLAA from the coding sequence GTGTTCATAAGAACCGAAAATCTGCTGCTGCGGCCCGGCTGGACCGAGGACGCGCCCGAGCTTTATGCGGCGATCGCGCGCGAGGAAGTCGCCTATACGCTCGCGCGGCTCCCCTGGCCCTATACGCTCGACCATGCCCGCGCCTGGCTCGACCGGCCCCGCGCTGCCGACGACGCGCACCTCCTCATCTACGAGCGGACCGGTAATGCGCCGCGCCTGATCGGCGGGATCGGGCTGGCTCCCGACGGGCACGACGTCGAGCTGGGCTACTGGATCGTGCCGTCGCACTGGGGTCGCGGCTTTGCGACCGAGGCAGGCCGCGCCGTCATCGCGATGGCGCGCGACACGCTGCGCCTCGACCGGCTGGTGTCGGGGCATTTCGTCGAGAACCCTGCCTCGGGTCGCGTGCTCCGCAAGCTCGGCTTCGCGGCGACCGGCACCACCGACCTGCGCTACTGCCTCGCCCGCGACGCGATGCTGCCCTGCGTCGGGTTCAGCCTCGACCTCGAACCGATGCGGCTCGCCGCCTGA
- a CDS encoding GNAT family N-acetyltransferase: MDAPTLTTERLTLRGLTMADWEPYATMWEDPRVTAFIGGQPRPRDVAWPKFGQAAGMWALTGYGNWAVIDRADGGFLGIAGLSDFKRGIAELEGYPEAGWAFAADSWGRGIASEVIAAVTGWADAAGIAETRCMIDHGNIASARVAERCGYAPFAELEGDRRAFRRRAASVRGRG, from the coding sequence ATGGACGCCCCGACGCTGACGACCGAACGCCTGACCCTGCGCGGCCTGACGATGGCCGACTGGGAACCCTATGCGACGATGTGGGAAGACCCGCGGGTGACCGCGTTCATCGGCGGGCAGCCGCGTCCGCGCGATGTCGCCTGGCCCAAGTTCGGGCAGGCGGCGGGAATGTGGGCGCTGACCGGCTATGGCAATTGGGCAGTGATCGACCGCGCCGACGGGGGCTTCCTGGGCATTGCCGGCCTGTCCGACTTCAAGCGCGGGATTGCCGAACTCGAAGGCTATCCCGAAGCGGGCTGGGCGTTCGCCGCCGACAGCTGGGGCAGGGGCATTGCGAGCGAGGTCATCGCCGCCGTCACCGGCTGGGCCGATGCGGCGGGGATCGCCGAGACGCGCTGCATGATCGACCACGGCAACATCGCCTCGGCCAGGGTTGCCGAACGCTGCGGCTACGCTCCGTTTGCCGAACTCGAGGGCGACCGTCGTGCGTTCAGGCGGCGAGCCGCATCGGTTCGAGGTCGAGGCTGA
- a CDS encoding metal-dependent hydrolase yields MTTASVATKTPADLTITPRDRRFGRDLAQKRWWLNGDPVGSAFHNALSITFPRGEAFFVESVKAFRDGTPPKLAAEIRSFITQEVMHSREHVSFNKRVSDAGYKIDHLEQVVVDTLALTKGRPEILNLAVTMALEHYTAIMAQMMLADDKMFAGADRELADMWRWHAIEEIEHKGVAYDTWLHATRDWSRGKRWRVKSMMMTIVSFKFWTKRWAGTLDLLSQDGITGGKAKARLAWYLFGAPGIMRRLFLPWAAFFLPGFHPWNHDDRALIGKYDSDFAAANLPQVALAA; encoded by the coding sequence ATGACGACCGCCAGCGTAGCCACCAAAACCCCCGCCGACCTGACGATCACCCCGCGCGACCGCCGTTTCGGGCGCGATCTGGCGCAGAAACGCTGGTGGCTGAACGGCGATCCGGTGGGGTCGGCATTTCACAACGCGCTGTCGATCACGTTCCCGAGGGGGGAGGCGTTCTTCGTCGAATCGGTCAAGGCATTCCGCGACGGCACGCCGCCCAAGCTCGCCGCCGAAATCCGCAGCTTCATCACGCAGGAAGTCATGCACAGCCGCGAGCATGTCTCGTTCAACAAGCGGGTCAGCGACGCGGGTTACAAGATCGACCATCTCGAACAGGTCGTCGTCGACACGCTGGCGCTGACCAAGGGGCGGCCCGAGATTCTCAACCTCGCGGTCACGATGGCGCTGGAGCATTACACCGCGATCATGGCACAGATGATGCTGGCCGACGACAAGATGTTCGCAGGGGCCGACCGCGAGCTTGCCGATATGTGGCGCTGGCATGCGATCGAGGAGATCGAGCACAAGGGCGTCGCCTATGACACTTGGCTGCACGCGACGCGCGACTGGAGCAGAGGCAAGCGCTGGAGGGTCAAGTCGATGATGATGACCATTGTCAGCTTCAAATTCTGGACCAAGCGCTGGGCGGGAACGCTCGACCTGCTGTCGCAGGACGGGATCACCGGCGGGAAGGCGAAGGCGCGGCTGGCATGGTATCTGTTCGGTGCGCCGGGGATCATGCGCCGGCTGTTCCTGCCCTGGGCGGCGTTCTTCCTGCCGGGCTTCCACCCGTGGAACCACGACGACCGCGCGCTGATCGGCAAATACGACAGCGACTTTGCCGCGGCCAACTTGCCGCAGGTGGCGCTGGCGGCGTAA
- a CDS encoding TetR/AcrR family transcriptional regulator: protein MSIVISTERKRLSPDESRTAALEAAREILIAEGPQAVTLKAVATKVGRTHANVLHHFGSALGLQKALAAMLAESVCDSIAETVLSARRGEADPRLIVDMTFDAFDQQGAGALATWMIMSGNKDALDPILSAIHNLVDELADDNEDGLIKEDTLTLVLMALGDALLGKPMADALGLPREAARDIAYKQLMASPGVIARMAAA from the coding sequence ATGTCAATAGTCATTTCCACCGAGCGTAAACGCCTGTCTCCCGACGAAAGCCGCACGGCCGCGCTGGAGGCGGCACGCGAAATCCTGATCGCCGAAGGACCGCAGGCGGTGACGCTCAAGGCCGTCGCCACCAAAGTCGGCCGCACCCATGCGAACGTGCTTCATCATTTCGGGTCGGCGCTCGGCCTGCAAAAGGCGCTGGCCGCGATGCTCGCCGAATCGGTGTGCGACAGCATTGCCGAGACGGTGCTGAGCGCGCGCCGCGGCGAGGCCGACCCGCGCCTGATCGTCGACATGACCTTCGATGCCTTCGACCAGCAGGGCGCGGGTGCGCTGGCGACCTGGATGATCATGTCGGGCAACAAGGACGCGCTCGATCCGATATTGTCGGCGATTCACAACCTCGTCGACGAACTCGCCGATGACAATGAGGACGGGCTGATCAAGGAGGACACGCTGACTTTGGTGCTCATGGCACTCGGCGATGCGCTGCTCGGCAAGCCGATGGCCGACGCGCTGGGCCTTCCCCGCGAGGCCGCGCGCGACATCGCGTACAAGCAGCTGATGGCGTCGCCCGGCGTCATCGCGCGGATGGCGGCGGCCTGA
- the obgE gene encoding GTPase ObgE — translation MHFLDQAKIYMSSGTGGPGAVAFRREKFIEYGGPDGGNGGKGGDIVIEAIPGLNTLIDFRYTQHFRAPRGKGGAGSNMTGGGGKDLVIRVPVGTQVLSEDKEHVLADFTKAGERRVFLRGGDGGRGNASYKTSTNRAPRQHGTGWPGEEAWVWLRLKLLADVGLLGLPNAGKSTFINAVTNAQAKVGAYPFTTVRPQLGVATHNHREIVIADIPGLIAGAADGAGIGDRFLGHIERCRVLLHLIDATGDNPVKAWRTVRKELDIYGAGLTDKPEVIGLNKVDALDAKEIKAITAKLKRATGCEIMPMSGAAGTGIEVVLDRLSDAIPMPEEVARAAGEVEGEWSPV, via the coding sequence ATGCATTTCCTAGACCAAGCCAAAATCTACATGTCCTCGGGCACCGGCGGCCCCGGCGCGGTCGCGTTTCGGCGTGAAAAGTTCATTGAGTACGGCGGCCCCGACGGCGGCAATGGCGGCAAGGGCGGCGATATCGTCATCGAGGCCATCCCCGGCCTGAACACGCTCATCGACTTCCGCTACACGCAGCATTTCCGTGCGCCGCGCGGCAAGGGCGGCGCGGGTTCGAACATGACCGGCGGCGGCGGCAAGGACCTCGTCATCCGTGTCCCCGTCGGCACTCAGGTGCTGAGCGAGGACAAGGAGCACGTCCTCGCCGACTTCACCAAGGCGGGCGAGCGCCGCGTCTTCCTGCGCGGCGGCGACGGCGGGCGCGGGAATGCCAGCTACAAGACCTCGACCAACCGCGCGCCGCGCCAGCACGGTACCGGCTGGCCGGGCGAGGAAGCCTGGGTGTGGCTGCGGCTGAAACTGCTGGCGGACGTTGGACTACTCGGCCTGCCCAATGCGGGCAAATCGACCTTCATCAATGCCGTCACGAACGCGCAGGCGAAAGTCGGCGCCTATCCCTTTACCACGGTGCGTCCCCAACTGGGTGTCGCCACGCATAACCACCGTGAAATCGTAATCGCCGACATCCCCGGCCTTATCGCGGGCGCGGCGGACGGGGCGGGCATCGGCGACCGGTTTCTCGGCCATATCGAGCGGTGCCGCGTGCTGCTCCACCTCATCGACGCGACCGGCGACAACCCGGTCAAGGCGTGGCGCACCGTCCGCAAGGAACTCGACATCTATGGCGCGGGTCTGACCGACAAACCCGAGGTGATCGGTCTGAACAAGGTCGATGCGCTCGACGCCAAAGAGATCAAGGCGATTACGGCCAAGCTCAAACGCGCCACCGGGTGTGAAATCATGCCGATGTCTGGCGCAGCGGGCACGGGGATCGAAGTGGTGCTCGACCGGCTGAGTGACGCCATCCCGATGCCCGAAGAAGTGGCGCGCGCAGCGGGCGAGGTTGAGGGCGAATGGTCTCCGGTGTAG
- a CDS encoding class I SAM-dependent methyltransferase — MNKLVVALLATALAAPLVLDAAPKPDPVAAALASPTRPDADKARDAARKPGELMKFAGIKPGQKVVDFVMGGGYATRVMAGVVGPKGVVYAFQPAEFIAFRAAYGTDQDAVAKALSNVKPLRSSFGAPAIPEPVDVIVTVQNYHDLFLAPFPADTADKATAALFKALKPGGALIVVDHVAAAGSAREAPEKLHRIDPAFARTEIEKAGFKFDGEVNIWRQSADPHTDSVFSPAIRGKTDQFAYRFRKPK, encoded by the coding sequence ATGAACAAGCTCGTCGTTGCGTTACTCGCCACTGCCCTTGCCGCCCCGCTGGTGCTCGACGCCGCACCCAAGCCCGATCCCGTCGCCGCCGCGCTCGCCAGCCCGACCCGCCCCGACGCCGACAAGGCGCGCGACGCCGCGCGCAAACCTGGCGAGCTGATGAAGTTTGCGGGCATCAAGCCGGGCCAGAAGGTCGTCGATTTCGTCATGGGCGGCGGTTACGCCACGCGCGTCATGGCTGGCGTCGTCGGGCCGAAAGGCGTGGTCTATGCGTTTCAGCCTGCCGAATTCATCGCATTCCGTGCGGCTTACGGCACCGATCAGGACGCTGTTGCCAAGGCGCTTTCGAACGTCAAACCGCTGCGCTCGTCGTTCGGCGCGCCCGCCATCCCCGAACCTGTAGATGTCATCGTGACCGTCCAGAACTACCACGACCTTTTCCTTGCCCCCTTCCCCGCCGACACCGCCGACAAGGCAACGGCGGCGCTGTTCAAGGCACTGAAGCCCGGCGGCGCGCTGATCGTCGTCGATCATGTCGCCGCAGCAGGATCGGCGCGCGAAGCCCCCGAAAAGCTCCACCGCATTGATCCCGCCTTTGCGCGCACCGAAATCGAAAAGGCCGGGTTCAAGTTCGACGGCGAGGTGAACATTTGGCGGCAAAGCGCCGATCCGCACACCGACAGCGTGTTTTCACCCGCGATCCGCGGCAAGACCGACCAGTTCGCCTACCGCTTCCGCAAGCCGAAATAA
- a CDS encoding gamma-glutamylcyclotransferase: MTAVDTRLAVYGTLAPGKPNHHQLDGMSGSWARGTVRGRLVNAGWAADGGYPALVLDPAGGIVEVQVFTSADLPRHWTRLDAFEGADYRRVAVTVATADAVVEAWIYVAAG, translated from the coding sequence GTGACCGCCGTCGATACGCGCCTTGCGGTTTACGGCACGCTGGCACCGGGCAAGCCCAACCATCACCAGCTCGACGGAATGTCTGGAAGCTGGGCGCGCGGAACCGTCCGAGGGCGTCTCGTCAACGCAGGATGGGCGGCAGACGGCGGCTATCCGGCACTCGTCCTCGACCCCGCTGGCGGTATCGTCGAGGTTCAGGTCTTCACCTCGGCCGATTTGCCCCGGCACTGGACACGGCTCGACGCGTTCGAAGGCGCGGATTACCGCCGCGTCGCCGTCACGGTCGCCACCGCTGACGCAGTTGTCGAGGCATGGATTTATGTGGCCGCCGGTTAG
- the recQ gene encoding DNA helicase RecQ: protein MPSPLDILHSTFGYSEFRGRQAEVIDRVMAGANTLAVMPTGAGKSLCYQVPALALPGTCVVVSPLIALMHDQLRAAEAVGIRAATLTSVDTNQMETIERFKSGALDLLYVAPERASGGGFRDLLDRAPLALFAIDEAHCVSEWGHDFRPDYRLLRPLLDRFGHVPRLALTATADAHTRDDILAQLGIPDDGLILAGFDRPNIRYAMSPRQGTTKQVSDLVAATPGPGIVYVQSRAGTEKMAEALGAATGRPVRAYHAGLDPAVRARNQSAFVASEDMVMCATIAFGMGIDKPDVRFVAHAGLPKSIEAYYQETGRAGRDGDPSVAHLFWGADDFAKARQRLSEVQEDRLPGERARLAALGGLVETGGCRRAVLLRHFGESPPENCGNCDNCLSPPARTDLTQLAQKLLSAVYRTGQMFGVGHIEAVLTGQANEKVTKAGHDRLSVFGIAEGEEAALIKPVARALLLRDALGQTEHGGLELGPSARAILKGEASFEIAVPPKTVRQKRREQGAANPVGDPLFEALRTCRRDLAAEAGVPPYVIFHDSTLREIAAARPATLGELGRLSGVGARKLDAYGDAFLAVVRQY from the coding sequence ATGCCCTCCCCCCTCGACATCCTCCATTCCACTTTCGGCTACAGCGAGTTCCGGGGTCGTCAGGCCGAGGTCATCGACCGCGTCATGGCGGGGGCGAATACGCTCGCGGTGATGCCCACGGGCGCGGGGAAGTCGCTGTGTTATCAGGTGCCTGCGCTGGCACTCCCCGGCACGTGCGTCGTCGTGTCGCCGCTGATCGCACTGATGCACGACCAGCTGCGCGCCGCCGAAGCGGTCGGCATCCGCGCCGCAACACTGACCAGCGTCGATACCAACCAGATGGAAACCATCGAGCGGTTCAAGTCGGGCGCGCTCGACCTGCTTTACGTCGCGCCCGAACGCGCGTCGGGCGGGGGTTTCCGCGACCTGCTCGACCGCGCACCGCTCGCCTTGTTCGCCATCGACGAAGCGCATTGCGTCAGCGAATGGGGGCATGATTTCCGCCCCGATTACCGCCTGCTGCGCCCGTTGCTCGACCGGTTCGGCCATGTCCCGCGTCTCGCGCTCACCGCCACCGCCGACGCGCACACGCGCGACGACATCCTCGCCCAGCTCGGCATTCCCGACGACGGACTGATCTTGGCGGGGTTCGACCGGCCCAACATTCGCTACGCCATGTCGCCGCGCCAGGGGACCACCAAGCAGGTCTCCGATCTCGTTGCCGCGACCCCCGGCCCCGGCATCGTCTATGTCCAGTCGCGTGCCGGGACCGAGAAGATGGCCGAGGCGCTGGGCGCGGCGACCGGCCGCCCGGTGCGCGCCTATCACGCTGGCCTCGACCCCGCCGTGCGCGCACGCAACCAGTCGGCGTTCGTCGCATCCGAAGACATGGTGATGTGCGCGACGATTGCGTTCGGCATGGGCATCGACAAGCCCGATGTGCGCTTCGTCGCGCACGCAGGACTGCCGAAATCGATCGAGGCCTATTATCAGGAAACCGGCCGCGCGGGCCGCGACGGTGACCCGTCGGTCGCGCATCTTTTCTGGGGCGCGGACGATTTCGCCAAGGCGCGGCAACGGCTGAGCGAAGTTCAGGAGGACCGGCTGCCCGGCGAACGCGCGCGGCTGGCGGCGCTCGGCGGACTGGTCGAGACCGGCGGGTGCCGCCGCGCGGTGCTGCTTCGCCATTTCGGGGAAAGCCCACCCGAGAATTGCGGCAATTGCGACAATTGCCTGTCGCCGCCCGCGCGCACCGACCTGACGCAGCTCGCGCAGAAGCTGTTGTCGGCAGTCTATCGCACCGGTCAGATGTTCGGCGTCGGCCACATTGAGGCGGTGCTGACCGGACAGGCGAACGAGAAGGTCACCAAAGCCGGGCATGACCGGCTGTCGGTCTTCGGCATTGCCGAAGGCGAGGAGGCCGCGCTGATCAAGCCCGTCGCCCGCGCGCTCCTCCTGCGCGATGCGCTCGGCCAGACCGAACATGGCGGTCTCGAACTCGGTCCTTCGGCGCGTGCCATTCTGAAGGGCGAAGCGAGCTTTGAGATCGCGGTCCCGCCCAAGACCGTCCGGCAAAAGCGCCGTGAGCAGGGCGCGGCCAACCCGGTCGGCGATCCGCTATTCGAGGCGCTCCGCACCTGTCGCCGCGACCTTGCCGCCGAGGCCGGTGTACCGCCCTATGTCATCTTCCACGATTCGACCCTGCGCGAGATCGCAGCGGCGCGGCCCGCGACGCTCGGCGAACTCGGGCGGCTGAGCGGGGTGGGCGCGCGCAAGCTCGACGCTTATGGGGATGCATTCCTCGCCGTCGTGCGGCAGTATTGA
- a CDS encoding TIGR01244 family sulfur transferase: MFRTLDDRVLVAPQIDASQIAEAAAQGVTLVVNNRPDGESPDEPQGAEIEAAARAAGLDYVAIPVGHGGFSQPQVDAMQAALDGAAGKTLAYCRSGTRSTLLWSLARAKAGDAPATLHEKANGAGYDLTPVAALIDMLAAKK, encoded by the coding sequence ATGTTTCGCACACTCGACGACCGCGTTCTGGTCGCGCCGCAAATCGACGCGTCGCAGATCGCCGAGGCGGCGGCGCAGGGGGTGACGCTGGTCGTCAACAACCGCCCCGACGGCGAATCGCCCGACGAACCGCAAGGAGCCGAGATCGAAGCCGCCGCGCGCGCAGCGGGTCTCGATTATGTGGCAATCCCCGTCGGACACGGCGGCTTTTCGCAGCCACAGGTCGATGCGATGCAGGCTGCGCTCGACGGCGCGGCAGGCAAGACGCTCGCCTATTGCCGCTCAGGTACGCGCTCGACTTTGCTGTGGTCGCTGGCGCGCGCCAAGGCGGGCGACGCGCCCGCGACCTTGCACGAAAAGGCCAATGGCGCGGGCTACGACCTGACCCCGGTTGCGGCGTTGATCGATATGCTCGCCGCGAAGAAATGA
- a CDS encoding sterol desaturase family protein, giving the protein MTKFPNPVDYAVPAFVALVFIEMLVVRRAFRERYEARDTLTSLAMGLGSTIAGGLTAGLILLMSGWLNAHRIADIPYVWWAWIACFVLDDFNYYIFHRSAHRIRWFWASHVNHHSSQHYNLSTALRQTWTGFIAVSFVFRLWPLLLGFPVPMLLLCGGINLIYQFWIHTEVIGRCPRWFEAVMNTPSHHRVHHAVNPRYLDKNYAGVFMVWDKFFGSFASERDDEQIRYGLVKQLGSWNLLWNVFHEWAGILRDLWTAPWRAKLMYLVGPPGWSHDGSRETSDMILRRWEERETWRTAKNMTSSSSVEDRAEVLPPDGSAKAANTASA; this is encoded by the coding sequence ATGACCAAATTCCCCAACCCCGTCGACTACGCGGTCCCCGCGTTCGTCGCGCTGGTCTTTATCGAGATGCTGGTCGTCCGCCGCGCCTTTCGCGAACGGTACGAGGCGCGCGATACGCTGACCTCGCTGGCGATGGGCCTCGGGAGCACGATTGCAGGCGGGCTGACGGCGGGGTTGATCCTGCTGATGTCGGGTTGGCTCAATGCCCATCGCATCGCCGACATCCCCTACGTCTGGTGGGCGTGGATCGCGTGCTTCGTCCTCGACGATTTCAACTATTACATCTTCCACCGGTCGGCGCACCGCATCCGCTGGTTCTGGGCGAGCCACGTCAACCATCATTCGAGCCAGCATTACAATCTGTCGACGGCGCTGCGACAGACCTGGACCGGGTTCATCGCGGTCAGCTTCGTCTTCCGCCTCTGGCCGCTGCTGCTCGGCTTTCCGGTACCGATGCTGCTGCTCTGCGGAGGGATCAACCTGATCTACCAGTTCTGGATTCACACCGAGGTCATCGGTCGCTGCCCGCGCTGGTTCGAGGCGGTGATGAACACCCCGTCGCACCACCGCGTCCACCACGCGGTCAATCCGCGCTACCTCGACAAGAATTATGCCGGCGTTTTTATGGTCTGGGATAAATTTTTCGGCAGCTTCGCGAGCGAGCGGGATGACGAGCAAATCCGCTACGGACTCGTGAAGCAACTGGGCAGCTGGAACCTTCTGTGGAACGTCTTCCACGAATGGGCGGGCATTTTGCGGGACTTGTGGACCGCGCCGTGGCGCGCCAAGCTGATGTATCTGGTCGGCCCGCCGGGCTGGAGCCATGACGGATCGCGCGAGACGTCGGACATGATCCTGCGCCGCTGGGAGGAACGAGAGACGTGGCGGACAGCGAAGAATATGACATCGTCGTCGTCGGTGGAGGATCGGGCGGAAGTGCTGCCGCCGGACGGCTCAGCGAAGGCGGCAAATACAGCGTCTGCCTGA
- a CDS encoding GMC family oxidoreductase encodes MADSEEYDIVVVGGGSGGSAAAGRLSEGGKYSVCLIESGGHNNIFPVKAPGMMPFIPDKSNYRYETVPQTGLNGRIGYQPRGRGLGGSSAINAMVYIRGCKWDYDNWAAMGATSWGYDDVLPYFKRAEHNERGGDAYHGTTGPLNVMDQHYPHPGSAEFIEAAASLQFPRTNDFNGAQFEGIGMYQVTQKGGERWSAARAYVEPARNAGRLHVMTDTLVERIGFEGNRATTVHTRRGRTAGQVRARRAIVLAGGVFGTAQTLMLSGIGPADHLRANGVDVLVDRPAVGSNLHDHIDYVSGYETPGMYFLGQTLRGNFQSLLGIFEWLRKRSGPLTTPYAEAGGFAKTRPDIDVPDVQFHFVPVLLEDHGRTKVKAHGFSCHVCVLRPYSRGTLRLAGPDPATAPLIDPAFLTDDRDVQTLLAGMKLMNRILESAPLARHGGRDRHTAGVTEDAALIEIIRNRADTVYHPVGTARMGSDAEAVVDPQLRVRGVEGLYVADASVMPQVVSGNTNAPSIMIGERCADFVKAALG; translated from the coding sequence GTGGCGGACAGCGAAGAATATGACATCGTCGTCGTCGGTGGAGGATCGGGCGGAAGTGCTGCCGCCGGACGGCTCAGCGAAGGCGGCAAATACAGCGTCTGCCTGATCGAAAGCGGCGGCCACAACAACATCTTCCCGGTCAAGGCACCGGGGATGATGCCCTTCATTCCCGACAAATCGAACTACCGTTACGAAACCGTGCCGCAGACGGGTCTGAACGGTCGCATCGGCTACCAGCCGCGCGGACGCGGCCTCGGCGGATCGAGTGCGATCAACGCCATGGTCTATATCCGCGGCTGTAAATGGGATTACGACAATTGGGCGGCGATGGGCGCGACCAGTTGGGGATATGACGACGTCCTGCCCTATTTCAAACGCGCCGAGCACAACGAACGCGGCGGCGACGCTTACCACGGCACCACCGGCCCGCTGAACGTGATGGACCAGCATTACCCGCATCCGGGCAGCGCCGAATTCATCGAGGCCGCGGCCTCGCTGCAGTTCCCGCGCACCAATGATTTCAACGGCGCGCAGTTCGAAGGCATCGGCATGTATCAGGTGACGCAAAAGGGCGGCGAACGCTGGTCGGCGGCGCGGGCCTATGTCGAACCGGCGCGGAATGCCGGACGACTGCACGTCATGACCGATACCTTGGTCGAGCGCATCGGCTTCGAGGGCAATCGCGCCACGACCGTCCACACCCGCCGGGGCAGGACGGCAGGCCAGGTCCGCGCGCGCCGCGCCATTGTGCTCGCGGGCGGGGTGTTCGGCACGGCGCAAACGCTGATGCTCTCGGGCATCGGCCCTGCCGACCATCTGAGGGCGAACGGGGTCGACGTGCTCGTCGACCGGCCTGCCGTCGGCAGCAATTTGCACGACCATATCGATTATGTCTCGGGGTACGAGACGCCGGGCATGTATTTCCTCGGGCAAACCCTGCGCGGCAATTTCCAGTCGCTGCTCGGCATTTTCGAGTGGCTGCGGAAACGCAGCGGGCCGCTGACCACCCCCTATGCCGAGGCGGGCGGTTTTGCGAAAACCCGGCCCGACATCGACGTGCCCGATGTGCAGTTCCACTTCGTCCCCGTGCTGCTCGAGGACCACGGCCGGACCAAGGTCAAGGCGCATGGATTTTCGTGCCATGTCTGCGTCCTGCGCCCGTACAGCCGCGGGACGCTGCGGCTGGCGGGACCGGACCCCGCTACTGCGCCGCTGATCGACCCGGCGTTCCTGACCGACGACCGCGATGTGCAGACCCTTCTCGCGGGGATGAAGCTGATGAACCGCATCCTCGAAAGCGCACCGCTGGCGCGCCACGGCGGGCGCGATCGCCACACGGCGGGCGTCACCGAAGATGCCGCGCTGATCGAAATCATCCGCAACCGCGCCGACACCGTCTATCACCCGGTCGGGACGGCGCGGATGGGATCGGATGCCGAGGCGGTGGTCGATCCGCAATTGAGGGTGCGCGGGGTCGAAGGACTCTATGTCGCCGATGCCAGTGTGATGCCGCAAGTCGTCAGCGGCAACACCAACGCGCCGAGCATCATGATCGGCGAACGCTGCGCCGATTTCGTGAAGGCGGCGCTGGGGTAG